In Populus alba chromosome 1, ASM523922v2, whole genome shotgun sequence, a single window of DNA contains:
- the LOC118063010 gene encoding uncharacterized protein isoform X3, with the protein MPTVWFSLKRSLHCKSEPSEVHDPKSTKHMSTILTRKAGRSGCSRSIANLKDVIHGSKRHMEKPPSCSPRSIGSSDFLNPLTHEVILSNSRCELKITGFGGFQEGVDSGVISHGNSHNGVSGGSNGVVGSTFVGTLRQGTPGPGGHPTMHYFNPSIRNTATPPRKSHFLLSDREVPGFGGSGIFGAGGHSSSRVSLETKFNGFSTLTCHKCGEQFNKWEAAENHHLSKHAVTELVEGDSSRKIVEIICRTSWLKSENHCGRIERVLKVHSIQKTLARFEEYREMVKIKASKLPKKHPRCIADGNELLRFYGTTVACSLGVNGSSSLCVSEKCCVCRIIRNGFSAKKELKGGVGVFTTSTSGRAFECIEIFEDDPCIRKALIVCRVIAGRVHRPLEDIQEISSQTGFDSLAGKVTLSSGVSRRSSW; encoded by the exons ATGCCAACAGTTTGGTTCTCTTTGAAGAGATCTCTACATTGCAAATCAGAGCCATCAGAGGTTCATGACCCAAAATCGACAAAGCATATGAGTACAATCTTGACGAGAAAAGCAGGAAGGTCTGGGTGTTCAAGGTCCATAGCAAATCTCAAAGATGTCATACATGGAAGCAAAAGGCACATGGAGAAGCCACCAAGTTGTAGTCCAAGATCCATTGGAAGCAGTGACTTTCTTAACCCATTAACCCATGAAGTTATTTTAAGTAACTCAAGGTGTGAGCTCAAAATCACAGGTTTTGGCGGGTTCCAAGAAGGGGTTGATAGTGGTGTTATTAGTCATGGTAACAGCCATAATGGTGTTAGTGGTGGTAGTAACGGCGTTGTTGGATCAACTTTTGTTGGTACTTTACGGCAAGGAACCCCAGGACCTGGAGGACATCCTACAATGCACTATTTCAACCCTTCAATTAGGAACACAGCTACTCCTCCAAGAAagtctcattttcttttatcagaCAGAGAAGTGCCTGGATTTGGAGGTTCTGGTATATTTGGTGCTGGTGGACATTCAAGCAGTAGGGTCTCTCTTGAGACAAAGTTTAATGGTTTTTCTACACTCACCTGCCATAAATGTGGAGAGCAGTTTAACAAATGGGAAGCTGCTGAAAATCATCATCTCTCCAAGCATGCTG TCACCGAACTTGTGGAAGGTGACTCATCACGAAAAATAGTTGAAATCATATGTCGAACGAGCTGGTTAAAGAGTGAAAACCATTGTGGTCGAATTGAAAGAGTGCTGAAGGTTCACAGCATTCAAAAAACTCTAGCACGATTTGAAGAATACAGAGAGATGGTGAAAATTAAGGCCAGCAAGCTCCCAAAGAAGCATCCTCGGTGCATAGCTGATGGGAATGAGCTTTTGAGGTTTTATGGCACGACTGTTGCATGTTCTCTTGGCGTAAATGGTTCCTCAAGTCTATGTGTGTCTGAGAAATGCTGTGTTTGTCGAATTATTCGAAATGGGTTTTCAGCCAAGAAGGAGCTTAAAGGTGGAGTAGGTGTGTTCACAACTTCAACCAGTGGACGAGCTTTTGAGTGTATTGAAATATTTGAAGATGATCCATGTATAAGGAAAGCTTTGATAGTATGCAGAGTGATTGCTGGTAGGGTCCATAGGCCTTTGGAGGATATACAAGAAATATCTAGCCAAACGGGATTTGATTCTTTGGCAGGGAAG GTTACTCTTTCTTCTGGAGTTTCTCGTAGATCCTCATGGTGA
- the LOC118063009 gene encoding histone H2A.6, whose amino-acid sequence MAGRGKTLGSGASKKATSRSSKAGLQFPVGRIARFLKAGKYAERVGAGAPVYLAAVLEYLAAEVLELAGNAARDNKKTRIVPRHIQLAVRNDEELSKLLGDVTIANGGVMPNIHNLLLPKKAGGSSKAPADDDS is encoded by the exons ATGGCTGGTAGAGGCAAAACTCTAGGATCTGGAGCCTCAAAGAAGGCTACTTCAAGGAGTAGCAAGGCTGGTTTGCAATTTCCAGTGGGTCGTATTGCTAGGTTCTTGAAGGCCGGCAAGTATGCTGAGCGTGTCGGTGCCGGCGCTCCTGTTTACCTTGCTGCTGTTCTTGAATATCTTGCTGCCGAG GTTCTTGAATTGGCTGGAAATGCAGCAAGAGACAACAAGAAGACCCGTATTGTGCCACGCCACATCCAGCTAGCAGTTAGGAATGATGAGGAGCTTAGCAAGCTTCTTGGTGATGTTACAATAGCTAATGGAGGTGTCATGCCTAACATCCACAACCTTCTTCTCCCAAAGAAGGCTGGTGGCTCCTCTAAGGCCCCTGCTGATGATGACAGTTAG
- the LOC118063010 gene encoding uncharacterized protein isoform X2 has translation MPTVWFSLKRSLHCKSEPSEVHDPKSTKHMSTILTRKAGRSGCSRSIANLKDVIHGSKRHMEKPPSCSPRSIGSSDFLNPLTHEVILSNSRCELKITGFGGFQEGVDSGVISHGNSHNGVSGGSNGVVGSTFVGTLRQGTPGPGGHPTMHYFNPSIRNTATPPRKSHFLLSDREVPGFGGSGIFGAGGHSSSRVSLETKFNGFSTLTCHKCGEQFNKWEAAENHHLSKHAVTELVEGDSSRKIVEIICRTSWLKSENHCGRIERVLKVHSIQKTLARFEEYREMVKIKASKLPKKHPRCIADGNELLRFYGTTVACSLGVNGSSSLCVSEKCCVCRIIRNGFSAKKELKGGVGVFTTSTSGRAFECIEIFEDDPCIRKALIVCRVIAGRVHRPLEDIQEISSQTGFDSLAGKVGLYSNIEELYLLNPRALLPCFVVICKS, from the exons ATGCCAACAGTTTGGTTCTCTTTGAAGAGATCTCTACATTGCAAATCAGAGCCATCAGAGGTTCATGACCCAAAATCGACAAAGCATATGAGTACAATCTTGACGAGAAAAGCAGGAAGGTCTGGGTGTTCAAGGTCCATAGCAAATCTCAAAGATGTCATACATGGAAGCAAAAGGCACATGGAGAAGCCACCAAGTTGTAGTCCAAGATCCATTGGAAGCAGTGACTTTCTTAACCCATTAACCCATGAAGTTATTTTAAGTAACTCAAGGTGTGAGCTCAAAATCACAGGTTTTGGCGGGTTCCAAGAAGGGGTTGATAGTGGTGTTATTAGTCATGGTAACAGCCATAATGGTGTTAGTGGTGGTAGTAACGGCGTTGTTGGATCAACTTTTGTTGGTACTTTACGGCAAGGAACCCCAGGACCTGGAGGACATCCTACAATGCACTATTTCAACCCTTCAATTAGGAACACAGCTACTCCTCCAAGAAagtctcattttcttttatcagaCAGAGAAGTGCCTGGATTTGGAGGTTCTGGTATATTTGGTGCTGGTGGACATTCAAGCAGTAGGGTCTCTCTTGAGACAAAGTTTAATGGTTTTTCTACACTCACCTGCCATAAATGTGGAGAGCAGTTTAACAAATGGGAAGCTGCTGAAAATCATCATCTCTCCAAGCATGCTG TCACCGAACTTGTGGAAGGTGACTCATCACGAAAAATAGTTGAAATCATATGTCGAACGAGCTGGTTAAAGAGTGAAAACCATTGTGGTCGAATTGAAAGAGTGCTGAAGGTTCACAGCATTCAAAAAACTCTAGCACGATTTGAAGAATACAGAGAGATGGTGAAAATTAAGGCCAGCAAGCTCCCAAAGAAGCATCCTCGGTGCATAGCTGATGGGAATGAGCTTTTGAGGTTTTATGGCACGACTGTTGCATGTTCTCTTGGCGTAAATGGTTCCTCAAGTCTATGTGTGTCTGAGAAATGCTGTGTTTGTCGAATTATTCGAAATGGGTTTTCAGCCAAGAAGGAGCTTAAAGGTGGAGTAGGTGTGTTCACAACTTCAACCAGTGGACGAGCTTTTGAGTGTATTGAAATATTTGAAGATGATCCATGTATAAGGAAAGCTTTGATAGTATGCAGAGTGATTGCTGGTAGGGTCCATAGGCCTTTGGAGGATATACAAGAAATATCTAGCCAAACGGGATTTGATTCTTTGGCAGGGAAGGTTGGTCTCTATTCAAATATTGAGGAGCTTTATCTGCTCAATCCTAGAGCTCTGCTTCCTTGCTTTGTGGTAATCTGCAAATcctga
- the LOC118063010 gene encoding uncharacterized protein isoform X1: protein MPTVWFSLKRSLHCKSEPSEVHDPKSTKHMSTILTRKAGRSGCSRSIANLKDVIHGSKRHMEKPPSCSPRSIGSSDFLNPLTHEVILSNSRCELKITGFGGFQEGVDSGVISHGNSHNGVSGGSNGVVGSTFVGTLRQGTPGPGGHPTMHYFNPSIRNTATPPRKSHFLLSDREVPGFGGSGIFGAGGHSSSRVSLETKFNGFSTLTCHKCGEQFNKWEAAENHHLSKHAVTELVEGDSSRKIVEIICRTSWLKSENHCGRIERVLKVHSIQKTLARFEEYREMVKIKASKLPKKHPRCIADGNELLRFYGTTVACSLGVNGSSSLCVSEKCCVCRIIRNGFSAKKELKGGVGVFTTSTSGRAFECIEIFEDDPCIRKALIVCRVIAGRVHRPLEDIQEISSQTGFDSLAGKVGLYSNIEELYLLNPRALLPCFVVTLSSGVSRRSSW from the exons ATGCCAACAGTTTGGTTCTCTTTGAAGAGATCTCTACATTGCAAATCAGAGCCATCAGAGGTTCATGACCCAAAATCGACAAAGCATATGAGTACAATCTTGACGAGAAAAGCAGGAAGGTCTGGGTGTTCAAGGTCCATAGCAAATCTCAAAGATGTCATACATGGAAGCAAAAGGCACATGGAGAAGCCACCAAGTTGTAGTCCAAGATCCATTGGAAGCAGTGACTTTCTTAACCCATTAACCCATGAAGTTATTTTAAGTAACTCAAGGTGTGAGCTCAAAATCACAGGTTTTGGCGGGTTCCAAGAAGGGGTTGATAGTGGTGTTATTAGTCATGGTAACAGCCATAATGGTGTTAGTGGTGGTAGTAACGGCGTTGTTGGATCAACTTTTGTTGGTACTTTACGGCAAGGAACCCCAGGACCTGGAGGACATCCTACAATGCACTATTTCAACCCTTCAATTAGGAACACAGCTACTCCTCCAAGAAagtctcattttcttttatcagaCAGAGAAGTGCCTGGATTTGGAGGTTCTGGTATATTTGGTGCTGGTGGACATTCAAGCAGTAGGGTCTCTCTTGAGACAAAGTTTAATGGTTTTTCTACACTCACCTGCCATAAATGTGGAGAGCAGTTTAACAAATGGGAAGCTGCTGAAAATCATCATCTCTCCAAGCATGCTG TCACCGAACTTGTGGAAGGTGACTCATCACGAAAAATAGTTGAAATCATATGTCGAACGAGCTGGTTAAAGAGTGAAAACCATTGTGGTCGAATTGAAAGAGTGCTGAAGGTTCACAGCATTCAAAAAACTCTAGCACGATTTGAAGAATACAGAGAGATGGTGAAAATTAAGGCCAGCAAGCTCCCAAAGAAGCATCCTCGGTGCATAGCTGATGGGAATGAGCTTTTGAGGTTTTATGGCACGACTGTTGCATGTTCTCTTGGCGTAAATGGTTCCTCAAGTCTATGTGTGTCTGAGAAATGCTGTGTTTGTCGAATTATTCGAAATGGGTTTTCAGCCAAGAAGGAGCTTAAAGGTGGAGTAGGTGTGTTCACAACTTCAACCAGTGGACGAGCTTTTGAGTGTATTGAAATATTTGAAGATGATCCATGTATAAGGAAAGCTTTGATAGTATGCAGAGTGATTGCTGGTAGGGTCCATAGGCCTTTGGAGGATATACAAGAAATATCTAGCCAAACGGGATTTGATTCTTTGGCAGGGAAGGTTGGTCTCTATTCAAATATTGAGGAGCTTTATCTGCTCAATCCTAGAGCTCTGCTTCCTTGCTTTGTG GTTACTCTTTCTTCTGGAGTTTCTCGTAGATCCTCATGGTGA